One genomic segment of Bradyrhizobium diazoefficiens includes these proteins:
- a CDS encoding MFS transporter, whose product MTAATGASASAERSTTAHVVWASALGTAIEWYDFLIYNTAAALVFSKLFFPNFDPFVGTLAAFSTYAVGFVARPIGGAIIGHYGDRIGRKTMLVATMIAMGLGTFLIGCLPTYSQVGIWAPIFLVILRFIQGIGLGGEWSGAVVMVIEHAGNRRGFYGSLVQIGFPVGVAASTGIFGLMTQLPEADFLSWGWRVPFLISILLVGVGFIVRLKLAETPHFKEVVERKEVLAQPVWEVLRRDWRSFLLAIGITVSEVGLAYLLTVFTVVYATTKLGLPRQVILNAVVYAAIVEFATLPLAGWLSDIFGRKALYLAGGVFSVALAFPLFWFLDTKEPALITFALVVTMTLTHALLFGPKAAFMPELFRTQVRYSGASLGANVAAAISGGFSPLIATALLAWAGSYWAVSVYIIALSIVTIIATLMTPETARDALKS is encoded by the coding sequence ATGACGGCAGCAACAGGGGCCTCCGCTTCGGCGGAGAGATCGACGACGGCGCATGTGGTCTGGGCGAGCGCGCTCGGCACTGCGATCGAGTGGTATGACTTCCTGATCTACAACACCGCTGCGGCTCTGGTGTTCAGCAAGCTGTTCTTTCCGAACTTCGATCCCTTCGTCGGCACGCTCGCGGCATTCTCGACCTATGCGGTCGGCTTCGTGGCGAGGCCGATCGGCGGCGCGATCATCGGGCATTACGGCGACCGGATCGGCCGCAAGACCATGCTGGTCGCGACCATGATCGCGATGGGGCTCGGCACTTTCCTGATCGGCTGTCTGCCGACCTACAGCCAGGTCGGAATCTGGGCGCCGATCTTCCTCGTCATCCTGCGCTTCATCCAGGGCATCGGGCTCGGTGGCGAGTGGAGCGGCGCAGTGGTGATGGTGATCGAGCACGCCGGCAATCGCCGCGGCTTCTACGGCAGCCTGGTCCAGATCGGCTTTCCCGTCGGCGTCGCGGCATCGACCGGCATTTTTGGTCTGATGACTCAGCTGCCTGAAGCGGATTTCCTGAGCTGGGGCTGGCGCGTGCCGTTCCTGATCAGCATTTTGCTGGTCGGCGTTGGCTTCATCGTGCGGCTCAAGCTCGCGGAGACGCCGCACTTCAAGGAGGTCGTGGAGCGGAAGGAAGTGCTGGCGCAGCCGGTGTGGGAAGTGCTGCGCCGCGACTGGCGCAGCTTTCTGCTCGCGATCGGCATCACGGTGTCCGAGGTCGGTCTTGCTTATCTGCTCACCGTCTTCACGGTGGTCTATGCCACCACAAAGCTCGGCCTGCCGCGGCAGGTGATCCTCAATGCCGTGGTCTATGCCGCGATCGTGGAGTTCGCGACGCTGCCGCTGGCCGGCTGGCTCTCCGACATCTTTGGCCGCAAGGCGCTGTATCTCGCCGGCGGCGTGTTCTCGGTGGCGCTTGCGTTTCCGCTATTCTGGTTCCTCGATACAAAGGAGCCGGCGCTGATCACCTTCGCGCTCGTCGTCACGATGACGCTGACGCACGCGCTGCTGTTCGGGCCCAAGGCCGCCTTCATGCCGGAGCTGTTCCGCACCCAGGTGCGCTACAGCGGCGCCTCGTTGGGGGCCAATGTTGCCGCAGCGATCAGCGGCGGCTTCTCGCCACTGATCGCGACCGCGCTTTTGGCGTGGGCCGGCTCCTACTGGGCGGTGTCGGTCTACATCATCGCGCTGTCGATCGTCACGATCATCGCGACCCTGATGACGCCGGAGACGGCGCGCGATGCGCTGAAATCCTGA
- a CDS encoding SDR family NAD(P)-dependent oxidoreductase, translating into MKLSGKVAVITGAARGIGKACAKRFLDDGVKVVISDVDTDELEKTVNELGRPKELYAVPCHVARRAEVDRAVATAVREFGRLDIMVNNAGVARNRDILEISEEEFDEIIGINLKGAFFGVQAAAKQMIAQGGGGVIINMSSVNALLAIPSLATYAMSKGGMKQLTSVAAVALAPHNIRVVAVGPGTILTDMVASSIYTSEDARKTVMSRTPAGRGGEPSEVASVVAFLASDDASYITGQTIYPDGGRLVLNYTVPVKEK; encoded by the coding sequence ATGAAACTATCCGGCAAGGTCGCCGTCATCACCGGCGCGGCGCGCGGCATCGGTAAGGCCTGCGCAAAGCGGTTCCTCGACGACGGCGTCAAGGTCGTCATCTCCGACGTCGACACCGATGAGCTCGAGAAGACCGTCAACGAGCTGGGCAGGCCGAAGGAGCTTTACGCCGTGCCGTGCCACGTCGCGCGACGCGCAGAGGTCGATCGTGCCGTTGCAACCGCGGTCCGGGAATTCGGCCGGCTCGACATCATGGTCAACAATGCCGGCGTCGCCCGCAACCGGGACATCCTCGAGATATCCGAAGAGGAATTCGACGAAATCATCGGCATCAATTTGAAAGGCGCGTTCTTCGGCGTGCAGGCCGCGGCCAAGCAGATGATCGCGCAGGGTGGCGGTGGGGTCATCATCAACATGTCCTCGGTGAACGCGCTGCTGGCGATCCCGTCGCTGGCGACCTATGCGATGTCCAAGGGCGGCATGAAGCAGCTCACCTCAGTCGCCGCCGTCGCGCTCGCCCCGCACAACATTCGTGTCGTCGCGGTCGGGCCCGGCACGATCTTGACCGATATGGTGGCGTCCTCGATCTACACGTCGGAAGACGCCCGCAAGACCGTGATGTCGCGTACGCCGGCCGGCCGTGGCGGCGAGCCGAGCGAGGTGGCTTCGGTGGTCGCGTTCCTCGCCAGCGACGATGCATCCTACATCACCGGGCAGACGATCTATCCGGATGGCGGGCGGCTGGTCCTGAACTACACGGTGCCGGTGAAAGAGAAGTAG
- a CDS encoding thiamine pyrophosphate-dependent enzyme — protein sequence MSVPSQLDRRAAVAALLKNRKDMLVISGLGSPTYDLHAAGDRDDNFYLWGAMGGAALIGLGLAQAQPSKRVLALTGDGEQLMGLGGIATIGVARPRNLDIVVIDNQHFGETGMQASHTGGGVDLTAIAAACGFAATGTMRTIEQVQRLAAQIAEPADGPRLFVIKVLAENPPRSLPSRDAVFIKNRFRAHLGFAAA from the coding sequence ATGTCCGTTCCCTCGCAGCTCGATCGCCGTGCCGCCGTCGCAGCGCTGCTGAAGAATCGCAAGGATATGCTGGTCATCTCGGGCCTTGGCTCTCCCACCTATGATCTGCATGCGGCCGGTGATCGCGACGACAATTTTTATCTTTGGGGCGCCATGGGCGGCGCCGCGCTGATCGGGCTTGGCCTCGCGCAGGCGCAGCCTTCCAAGCGTGTCCTCGCGCTCACCGGCGATGGCGAGCAGCTCATGGGTCTCGGCGGCATCGCCACGATTGGCGTCGCGCGCCCGCGCAATCTGGACATCGTCGTGATCGACAATCAGCATTTTGGCGAGACCGGGATGCAGGCGAGCCACACCGGCGGCGGCGTCGATCTCACTGCGATCGCCGCAGCCTGCGGCTTTGCCGCGACCGGAACTATGCGAACCATCGAGCAAGTACAGCGCCTCGCTGCGCAAATCGCCGAACCGGCCGATGGCCCGCGGCTTTTTGTCATCAAAGTTCTGGCCGAAAATCCGCCGCGCTCGCTGCCCTCGCGCGATGCCGTCTTTATCAAGAACCGGTTCCGTGCTCATCTCGGGTTTGCGGCGGCCTGA
- a CDS encoding fumarylacetoacetate hydrolase family protein — protein sequence MKKTSSPTRRDLLASAALVTAATIAEAAPAAAQAGPKPIFPVPMVTIPIVGETSVFQVRRIYCIGRNYAAHAIERGSDPNREPPFFFQKPTDAIQNVAIGEVADHPYPSLTKNYHHEVELVAALKSGGTNIPADKALDHVYGYALGLDMTRRDLQNGMAAEKKPWEIGKSFDHAAVLGPIHPASKTGHFDKGAISLAVNGTVRQSSDLSKMIWSVAEQIAKLSEAFELKAGDIIYSGTPENVGAVVKGDVLLCKLEGLPDMSIKIV from the coding sequence GTGAAAAAGACCTCCTCACCGACGCGACGCGATCTGCTCGCAAGCGCCGCCTTGGTGACTGCAGCCACGATCGCCGAAGCCGCTCCGGCCGCTGCGCAGGCCGGGCCGAAGCCGATCTTCCCGGTGCCGATGGTGACGATCCCGATCGTCGGCGAGACGAGTGTGTTCCAGGTTCGCCGCATCTACTGCATCGGCCGCAACTATGCCGCCCATGCGATCGAGCGCGGCTCCGATCCGAACCGCGAGCCGCCGTTCTTCTTCCAGAAGCCGACCGACGCGATCCAGAACGTCGCGATCGGCGAGGTCGCCGATCATCCCTATCCGTCGCTGACCAAGAACTATCACCACGAGGTCGAGCTAGTCGCCGCGCTGAAATCCGGCGGCACCAATATCCCGGCCGACAAGGCGCTCGACCATGTCTATGGCTACGCGCTCGGCCTCGACATGACTCGGCGCGACCTGCAGAACGGCATGGCCGCGGAGAAGAAGCCTTGGGAGATCGGCAAGAGCTTCGACCACGCCGCGGTGCTCGGCCCGATCCACCCGGCCAGCAAGACCGGCCATTTCGACAAGGGCGCCATTTCGCTCGCCGTCAACGGCACCGTGAGGCAGAGCTCGGATCTCAGCAAAATGATCTGGAGCGTCGCCGAGCAGATCGCAAAGCTCTCGGAAGCGTTCGAGCTCAAGGCCGGCGACATCATCTATTCCGGCACGCCGGAGAATGTCGGCGCCGTCGTGAAGGGCGACGTGCTTCTGTGCAAGCTCGAGGGCCTGCCGGACATGTCGATCAAGATCGTCTGA
- a CDS encoding aspartate/glutamate racemase family protein, translating to MTTPANASSRIASGGKAIYGAPLGILMLEARFPRIPGDMGNGTTWPFPVLYRVVSGASPEKVVLKGAAGLLPDFIEAAKDLVRLGAEAITTNCGFLSLFQKEIAAAVGVPVATSSLMQVPWVQATLPPGKRVGLVTVSGSTLTPAHLEGAGVPLDTPLVGTEHGKEFFRVLIKAEKDDMDIAQAERDVVEAGKELVAKNPDVGAIVLECTNMPPYAAALQAEVGRPVYDIYSMITWFHAGLRPRRFG from the coding sequence ATGACCACTCCAGCCAATGCATCCTCTCGCATCGCCAGTGGCGGCAAGGCGATCTACGGCGCGCCGCTCGGCATTTTGATGCTGGAGGCGCGCTTCCCCCGCATTCCCGGCGATATGGGCAACGGCACGACCTGGCCATTCCCCGTGCTCTATCGCGTGGTGAGCGGGGCCTCGCCGGAGAAGGTGGTGCTGAAGGGTGCCGCCGGCCTGCTGCCGGATTTCATCGAGGCGGCGAAGGATCTGGTGCGGCTCGGGGCCGAAGCCATCACCACCAATTGCGGCTTCCTCTCGCTGTTCCAGAAGGAGATCGCGGCGGCCGTCGGCGTGCCGGTCGCGACCTCGTCGCTGATGCAGGTGCCGTGGGTGCAGGCGACCCTGCCGCCAGGCAAGCGCGTCGGCCTCGTCACCGTGTCGGGCTCGACCCTGACGCCAGCCCATCTCGAAGGCGCCGGCGTGCCGCTCGATACGCCGCTGGTCGGCACCGAGCACGGCAAGGAGTTTTTCCGCGTCCTGATCAAGGCCGAGAAGGACGACATGGACATTGCCCAGGCCGAGCGCGACGTGGTCGAGGCGGGCAAGGAGCTCGTCGCCAAAAACCCCGATGTCGGCGCCATCGTGCTCGAATGCACCAATATGCCACCCTATGCGGCCGCTCTGCAGGCCGAGGTCGGGCGGCCTGTTTATGATATCTATTCGATGATCACATGGTTTCATGCCGGACTGCGCCCGCGTCGGTTTGGCTAG
- a CDS encoding IclR family transcriptional regulator → MKRESRGIQSIEVGGELLRALARSGEPMMLRDLAREAGMTPAKAHPYLASFSRIGLIEQDETTGRYEIGALALELGLISLRRLSGVRIARPKIAALASQIGHAVSLAVWGTHGPTVVQLEEPGQPVHIVMRAGSVMALLETATGRAFAAFLPEKTINAALESGLDRHGVGYNPKRAVKGAKVAEMLTEVRKHGLARALGDPLPGVNAFSAPVFDHSSHVALVITAMGPEGTFDARWDSPIARALRDCAGGISKRLGYGMTVAAE, encoded by the coding sequence ATGAAGAGAGAAAGCCGCGGCATCCAGTCGATCGAGGTCGGCGGAGAATTGCTCCGCGCGCTCGCCAGGAGCGGCGAGCCGATGATGCTGCGCGATCTCGCCCGCGAAGCCGGCATGACGCCGGCCAAGGCGCATCCTTATCTCGCCAGCTTTTCCCGCATCGGACTGATCGAGCAGGATGAGACCACCGGCCGCTACGAGATCGGCGCGCTGGCATTGGAGCTCGGCCTGATCAGCCTCCGCCGCCTCTCCGGCGTTCGCATCGCGCGGCCAAAGATCGCCGCACTCGCGAGCCAGATCGGCCACGCCGTCTCGCTCGCGGTCTGGGGCACGCACGGCCCGACCGTGGTGCAGCTGGAGGAGCCCGGGCAGCCCGTGCACATCGTGATGCGCGCCGGCTCGGTGATGGCGCTGCTGGAGACCGCGACAGGGCGCGCTTTCGCGGCGTTCCTGCCGGAGAAGACAATCAATGCTGCGCTCGAAAGTGGCCTCGACCGTCACGGCGTCGGCTACAATCCGAAGCGCGCGGTGAAGGGCGCCAAGGTCGCCGAGATGCTCACCGAGGTCCGCAAGCACGGCCTCGCCCGCGCGCTCGGCGATCCCCTGCCCGGCGTCAATGCGTTCTCGGCGCCCGTGTTCGACCATTCCAGCCACGTCGCGCTGGTCATCACCGCGATGGGACCGGAAGGCACTTTCGATGCACGCTGGGACAGCCCGATCGCGCGTGCGCTGCGGGATTGCGCCGGCGGGATCTCGAAGCGGCTCGGTTACGGGATGACGGTGGCGGCGGAGTGA
- a CDS encoding IS5 family transposase: MAYRQVGQPSFADALVSRRGKGSPVLRRIGELVDWEAVERVLGGLPEPERGAPAYPRLVMFKALLLQQWYGLSDPELEEALDDRASFRDFCGFVLGDETPDHATIWRFREALQRAGLDETLFSEILRQIEAHGLVVRRGTLIDASLIPAAVKPPKPPEDPQPPGPDGLAPSKLVNSKRDPDARWTKKGGKRYFGYKAHVGIDQGSAIIRRSKLTDAAVNDTVPADELICGDEKAVYADQAYDKHERRSGLRARGIKPRLMFRPNKHHPLTERQKRFNDAVGKRRAPVEQVFARLKGGYRWARARYLGLARNQTHLRLICLAMNLKRWAVLSAVGAAA; the protein is encoded by the coding sequence ATGGCATATCGTCAGGTTGGACAACCGAGCTTCGCGGACGCGCTGGTGTCGCGGCGAGGAAAAGGGAGCCCGGTGCTGAGGCGGATTGGCGAACTGGTGGATTGGGAGGCAGTGGAGCGCGTGCTGGGCGGCCTGCCGGAACCGGAGCGGGGCGCGCCGGCCTATCCACGGCTGGTGATGTTCAAGGCGCTGCTGCTGCAGCAATGGTACGGGCTGTCCGATCCGGAGCTTGAAGAGGCGCTTGATGATCGGGCCTCGTTCCGCGATTTCTGCGGCTTTGTGCTGGGCGACGAGACCCCCGACCATGCAACGATCTGGCGCTTCCGGGAGGCTTTGCAGCGGGCCGGCCTGGACGAGACGCTGTTCAGTGAGATCTTGCGCCAGATTGAGGCGCATGGGCTGGTGGTGCGGCGGGGCACGCTGATCGACGCGAGTCTGATTCCGGCGGCGGTGAAGCCGCCGAAGCCGCCAGAGGATCCGCAACCGCCCGGCCCGGACGGCCTGGCGCCGAGCAAACTGGTCAACAGCAAGCGCGATCCTGACGCGCGCTGGACCAAGAAGGGCGGCAAACGATACTTCGGCTACAAGGCACATGTGGGCATCGACCAGGGCTCGGCGATCATCCGCCGCAGCAAGCTGACCGATGCTGCGGTCAACGACACGGTGCCCGCCGACGAGTTGATCTGCGGTGATGAGAAGGCGGTGTATGCCGACCAGGCCTATGACAAGCACGAGCGCCGCAGCGGCCTTCGTGCGCGAGGCATCAAGCCGCGGCTGATGTTCCGCCCCAACAAGCATCATCCGCTGACCGAGCGGCAGAAGCGCTTCAACGACGCTGTGGGAAAGCGGCGCGCGCCGGTCGAGCAGGTCTTCGCCCGCCTCAAGGGCGGCTACCGCTGGGCGCGCGCCCGCTATCTGGGCCTGGCGCGCAACCAGACGCATCTGCGCCTGATCTGCCTCGCCATGAATCTCAAACGATGGGCGGTGCTGTCTGCTGTGGGAGCTGCAGCATGA
- a CDS encoding FAD-dependent oxidoreductase, with protein sequence MTGNERGASETYECDVLVAGSGCSGMSAAITARYRGLDVLIVDKEPRFGGTTARSGGWLWIPGTSLAKAYGIEETPEQARTYLRHEAGNNFDAARVDAFLSAGPEAVDFFTSKTALRFDMPLVFPDYHAEAPGGAQGGRSMVTRPFDGRELGEQIKTLGMPLPELTVFGMMLGSGKEIIHFMRVTKSLTSAVYVAKRLSRHLMDVLRYGRGMTLTNGNALAGRLAKSALDLKIPMWLSSPVRQLTVESGAVTGAIVTREGRDVRVRARQGVVLACGGFPHDVERRKKMFPHAPTGNEHFSPGPTGNTGDGLRLAESAGGHVEDRLPNAAAWVPVSLTTRKNGSKGVMPHFIDRAKPGVIAVMRDGRRFANEGNSYHDFVQAMIKAAKPGEEIAAFLVCDHKTLRKYGLGCVPPFPMPLGHHLETGYLMRGDTLEALAAKAGIDAKTFMETVKQFNATAPQGHDPAFGKGSKAYNRYQGDALHGPNPCVAPIENGPFYAIKMVIGDLGTYAGIVTDENARALDAEGRVIPGLYAVGNDMASIMGGNYPGAGITLGPALTFGYIAGRHLADSAAKRDAA encoded by the coding sequence ATGACCGGCAACGAGCGTGGCGCAAGCGAAACATACGAGTGCGACGTGCTCGTGGCCGGATCAGGTTGCTCCGGCATGTCGGCCGCAATCACGGCGCGTTATCGCGGCCTCGACGTGCTGATCGTCGACAAGGAGCCGCGCTTCGGCGGCACCACCGCCCGCTCCGGCGGCTGGCTCTGGATTCCCGGCACGTCGCTGGCGAAGGCCTACGGCATCGAGGAGACGCCGGAGCAGGCGCGCACTTACTTGCGGCACGAAGCCGGGAACAATTTTGATGCAGCGCGGGTCGATGCGTTTCTCAGCGCAGGCCCCGAAGCCGTGGACTTCTTCACCAGCAAGACTGCGCTGCGTTTCGACATGCCGCTGGTCTTCCCGGACTATCACGCCGAGGCGCCCGGCGGCGCGCAGGGCGGCCGCTCCATGGTGACGCGCCCGTTCGACGGCCGCGAGCTGGGCGAGCAGATCAAGACGCTCGGCATGCCCCTGCCCGAGCTCACCGTGTTCGGCATGATGCTCGGAAGCGGCAAGGAGATCATCCATTTCATGCGGGTGACGAAGTCGCTGACGTCGGCCGTGTATGTGGCAAAGCGCCTGTCGCGACATCTCATGGACGTGCTGCGCTACGGTCGCGGCATGACGCTGACCAACGGCAATGCGCTGGCGGGACGGCTTGCGAAATCCGCACTCGATCTCAAGATTCCGATGTGGCTGTCCTCCCCTGTGCGCCAGCTAACGGTTGAGAGCGGCGCGGTGACCGGCGCGATCGTCACCCGTGAGGGGCGCGACGTCCGCGTTCGCGCTCGCCAGGGCGTCGTGCTCGCCTGCGGCGGCTTCCCGCACGATGTCGAACGACGCAAGAAGATGTTCCCGCATGCGCCGACCGGCAACGAGCATTTCTCGCCGGGACCGACGGGCAATACCGGCGATGGCCTGCGCCTTGCCGAAAGCGCGGGCGGACATGTCGAGGATCGGCTGCCGAACGCGGCGGCCTGGGTGCCGGTGTCGCTGACGACGCGCAAGAACGGCTCGAAGGGCGTGATGCCGCATTTCATCGACCGCGCCAAACCCGGCGTGATCGCCGTGATGCGCGACGGCAGGCGCTTTGCCAACGAAGGCAATTCCTATCACGACTTCGTCCAGGCCATGATCAAGGCCGCCAAGCCCGGCGAGGAGATTGCCGCGTTCCTGGTGTGCGATCACAAGACGCTGCGCAAATACGGCCTCGGCTGCGTGCCGCCGTTCCCGATGCCGCTGGGTCATCACCTCGAGACCGGCTATCTCATGCGCGGCGACACGCTGGAGGCGCTGGCGGCGAAGGCCGGCATCGATGCGAAAACGTTCATGGAGACGGTCAAGCAGTTCAATGCCACCGCGCCACAAGGCCATGACCCGGCGTTCGGCAAGGGCTCAAAAGCCTATAACCGTTACCAGGGCGACGCGCTGCATGGCCCCAATCCTTGCGTCGCGCCGATCGAGAACGGCCCGTTCTATGCCATCAAGATGGTGATCGGCGATCTCGGCACCTATGCCGGCATCGTAACCGACGAGAATGCGCGGGCGCTCGATGCCGAGGGCCGGGTGATCCCCGGGCTCTATGCCGTCGGTAACGACATGGCGAGCATCATGGGCGGCAATTATCCCGGCGCCGGCATCACGCTTGGGCCGGCGCTGACCTTCGGCTACATTGCCGGCCGTCATCTCGCCGACAGCGCCGCCAAGCGCGACGCGGCGTAA
- a CDS encoding thiamine pyrophosphate-binding protein, which produces MHSPQSHLEPHASDDWSSKLYRVLKAADVRQMSYVPDAGHSQLIRLFSADRDVTSNVLTTEEEGIAIAAGAWLGGQRSVLLMQSSGVGNCINMLSLPAIGRFPLLMLVTMRGEWAEFNPWQVPMSRATQPSLEAIGLKVMRAESAEDLVETVESAAALAYEADQQIAVLIGQRLIGKKKW; this is translated from the coding sequence GTGCACAGCCCTCAGTCCCATCTCGAACCACACGCAAGCGATGACTGGTCGTCAAAACTCTATCGCGTCCTCAAAGCCGCCGATGTCAGGCAGATGTCCTACGTGCCGGATGCCGGGCACAGCCAGCTCATCCGCCTGTTTTCGGCCGATCGCGATGTCACCTCCAATGTGCTGACCACGGAGGAGGAGGGCATCGCGATTGCCGCGGGCGCCTGGCTCGGCGGCCAGCGCAGCGTGCTGTTGATGCAATCGAGTGGCGTCGGCAATTGCATCAACATGCTGTCGCTGCCTGCGATCGGCCGCTTTCCGCTTCTGATGCTGGTGACGATGCGCGGCGAATGGGCCGAGTTCAATCCCTGGCAGGTGCCGATGAGCCGGGCGACGCAGCCCTCGCTCGAAGCCATCGGCCTGAAGGTGATGCGGGCGGAGTCGGCGGAGGACCTGGTCGAGACCGTCGAATCCGCAGCCGCGCTCGCCTACGAGGCCGACCAGCAGATCGCAGTCCTGATCGGGCAGCGCCTGATCGGCAAGAAGAAGTGGTGA
- a CDS encoding GntR family transcriptional regulator, whose translation MNKHLELTSDSIVDRVYEQLKAMAVSYEFKPGERLNEGELAKRLGVSRTPLREALNRLNTEGFLRFTPGKGFFCRELDAHEIFDLYELRKSIEVAAVRLAVKRARDEDIDALLKFLEATGPDPGERSSVELVELDETFHERLMAMSDNAEMLRVLRNVNARIRFVRWIDMDRVNRSNTQAEHRAVVEGLKARDEGACVSVLEKHIDRRLDRITAAIKEGYAQIYMPASARSVAN comes from the coding sequence ATGAACAAACACCTGGAACTCACCTCGGACAGTATCGTCGATCGCGTCTATGAACAGCTCAAGGCGATGGCCGTGAGCTACGAGTTCAAGCCGGGCGAACGGCTCAACGAGGGCGAGCTGGCAAAACGGCTCGGCGTCAGCCGCACGCCGCTGCGCGAAGCGCTCAACCGTCTCAACACCGAAGGTTTCCTGCGCTTCACGCCGGGCAAGGGCTTTTTCTGCCGCGAGCTCGATGCGCACGAGATCTTCGATCTCTACGAGCTGCGCAAGTCGATCGAGGTCGCCGCGGTCCGGCTCGCCGTCAAGCGCGCCAGGGATGAAGACATCGACGCGCTGCTGAAATTCCTCGAAGCTACCGGCCCCGATCCCGGCGAGCGTTCGTCGGTGGAGCTGGTCGAGCTCGACGAGACCTTTCACGAGCGGCTGATGGCAATGTCTGACAATGCCGAGATGCTGCGCGTGCTGCGCAACGTCAACGCCCGCATCCGGTTCGTACGCTGGATCGACATGGATCGGGTCAACCGCTCGAACACGCAGGCCGAGCACCGCGCCGTCGTCGAGGGTCTGAAGGCGCGGGATGAGGGGGCTTGCGTGTCGGTGCTGGAGAAGCATATCGATCGCCGGCTCGATCGTATCACCGCGGCGATCAAGGAAGGCTACGCGCAGATCTACATGCCGGCGTCGGCCAGGTCCGTGGCGAATTGA
- a CDS encoding ABC transporter substrate-binding protein produces MRGLLAFAMLAAMTSAAMTTVARAQVSDDAVRIGVLTDLSSWGRDNSGPGSVEAAKMAVEEFGPTVLGKPIEIISADHQMKTDVGVQIVRGWFDNGKVDAVVDIPNSGIAIAVHNMVRERNKIALLSGPGASSLTDELCSPNTVHFTYDTYALSKVTASAVIKEGGKSWYFITADYAFGQQLEKDATRFINEMGGKVLGGVKHPTNTADFSSFALQAQSSKSDVVAFANAGQDTDNAIKQSGEFGLVQGGQKLVGLLMFDTDVHAIGLKSAQGTYMTTASYWNMDEATRAWSKKFYERTKVMPTMIHTGVYGSVLHYLKGIKAAGTDDPAKVMAKMRELPIEDTFVHGGRLREDGRVIRDMYLARVKSPEQSKEPWDYLEIVKTVKGEDAFRPVSESKCPLLKK; encoded by the coding sequence ATGAGAGGGCTTTTGGCCTTTGCCATGCTCGCGGCCATGACGTCGGCTGCCATGACCACAGTCGCGCGTGCGCAAGTCTCCGACGATGCGGTGCGGATCGGCGTGCTGACGGATCTGTCGAGCTGGGGCCGCGACAACAGCGGGCCGGGATCGGTCGAGGCCGCAAAAATGGCGGTGGAGGAATTCGGGCCCACCGTGCTCGGCAAGCCGATCGAGATCATCAGCGCCGATCACCAGATGAAGACCGACGTCGGGGTGCAGATCGTGCGCGGCTGGTTCGACAACGGCAAGGTCGACGCCGTCGTCGACATCCCCAATTCCGGCATTGCGATTGCCGTGCACAACATGGTGCGCGAGCGCAACAAGATCGCACTGCTCTCCGGTCCCGGCGCGAGCTCGCTGACCGACGAGCTGTGCAGCCCCAACACCGTCCATTTCACCTACGACACCTACGCGCTGTCCAAGGTGACGGCCTCCGCCGTGATCAAGGAAGGTGGCAAGTCCTGGTACTTCATCACCGCTGATTACGCCTTCGGCCAGCAGCTCGAGAAGGACGCCACCCGCTTCATCAACGAGATGGGCGGCAAGGTCCTGGGCGGCGTCAAGCATCCGACCAACACCGCCGACTTCTCCTCCTTCGCGTTGCAGGCGCAGAGCTCGAAATCCGACGTTGTTGCCTTCGCCAATGCCGGCCAGGACACTGACAACGCCATCAAGCAGTCCGGCGAGTTCGGCCTCGTCCAGGGCGGCCAGAAGCTCGTCGGCCTCTTGATGTTCGACACCGACGTGCACGCGATCGGCCTGAAGTCCGCGCAGGGCACCTATATGACGACGGCTTCGTACTGGAACATGGACGAGGCGACGCGTGCCTGGTCGAAGAAATTCTACGAGCGCACCAAGGTGATGCCGACCATGATCCACACCGGCGTCTACGGCTCGGTGCTGCATTACCTGAAGGGCATCAAGGCCGCCGGCACCGACGATCCGGCCAAGGTGATGGCGAAAATGCGCGAGCTGCCGATCGAGGATACCTTCGTCCATGGCGGACGCTTGCGCGAGGATGGCCGCGTCATCCGCGACATGTATCTGGCCAGGGTGAAGTCGCCCGAGCAGTCCAAGGAGCCCTGGGACTATCTGGAGATCGTCAAGACCGTGAAGGGCGAGGACGCCTTCCGTCCGGTCTCCGAATCCAAATGTCCGCTCCTGAAGAAGTGA